The Polaribacter sp. MED152 region AAGAAGGATTCTAAAGATCCGTTTATGCTTGTCGAAAATACACAGGGTCAAGTATGGAGTTTACAAGAATTTAATGAAACACTATTCTGTAATCATGATTCAGGAACCTTTGTTATTAAAAATAACAAAGCTAAAATTATTGAAGGAACCTTTGGTTCTTGGAGATTAAAACAAGTAGATGAAACCAAGCTCATATTAGGAAATTACGAGGGTTTATATGTTATTCAATACGATAAAGGAAATTGGCTTCTTAAGAATAAAATTAAAGGATTTTCAAATTCTAGTAGGTATTTTGAGCTGGTTGATAAAAATCGAATATTTGTTAACCATGAATACAAAGGTGTTTTTAAATTAAATGTAGATGAGAGTTTAAAGAAGATTAATAAAATAGTAAAAGACAATTCTGTAGAAAAGGGGATTCATTCTAGTTTAATAAAATATAATAATTTCATTCTTTACTCAAGTAAAAACGGAGTTTATAAATATGATAAGAAACAAGATAAATTTCTAAGAGATTCAATTTATAGCCAGTTAATACCAAAAGGTAAATTTTTATCTGCTAAATTAATTAATGATAAGGCTAACAATAAACTTTGGTCTTTTACAAAAGATGATATCAGATACCTAATTCCTGGAAAATTTAGTAATCAACCAGATCTAGAAATAATATCTGCAAAAGGTTCTTTATTTAAAGGTGCTTCTGGTTTTGAAAATTTATTAAACTTAAAAGATAAAGTTTATTTAGTAGGTACAACAGAAGGGTATTTAATCATCGATTTAAACTTGGTAAAAGAACCTTCTAAGTTTTATATAGCCATAAATAAAGTTTTAAATAATGAAATAGATGCTCCACAAGAGTTAGTAATGTTGTCAGAAAATCAAACATTTAGTAAAAAACAAAATAGTTTTCAGTTTTTCTACAGTGTTCCTAATTATAGTAAAAGTTCTTCTGTAAAGTATCAATTCAAATTAGAGGGTTTAAATACAAAATGGAGCTTACTTTCAGAGAGTAATAATTTTCTTTTCAAAAATTTGGATGCAGGTGATTATAATTTTAAGGTCAGAGCTTCAATAGATGGTAAATTAAGTGAAAATATAGCAAGCTATTCTTTCGAAGTTTTAAAGCCTTGGTATTTTTCAAATGCATTGATTTTATTTTATGTTATTCTATTTTTAATTTTTCTTTATGTGCTGCATTTATTCTCTAAAAGATACTACAAAAAGCAAAGAGAAGAGCTTATAGAAAAGGCTAGAATTGAGTTAGAACTGAAAGAATTAGAATCTTCCCAGAAAATTATTAAGCTGAATAATGATAAGTTAAGAAGTAATATAGAGAGCAAAAATAGAGAGTTGGCTACATCTACAATGAGTATTATTAAAAAGAACGAATTCTTAAATACTATTAAACAAGAACTTACTGCTAATGGAAATTCAGGAATTCCAAAGGTTATAAAATTTATAGATAAAAACCTTAACAATACAGACGATTGGAAAATGTTTCAAGAAGCGTTTAATAATGCCGATAAAAAGTTTCTGAAAAAGATAAAGGCAAAACATCCTGAGTTAACACCAAATGATTTAAGGCTGTGTGCTTACCTTCGATTAAACCTATCATCTAAAGAGATTGCACCTCTTTTAAATATATCTCCTAGAAGTGTAGAGGTGAAACGTTATCGACTTCGAAAGAAGATCAATTTACCTCATGATGCAAACTTAACAAACTATATTCTGGAAATATAGTACCTATATATATTTAAAAATAGACACAACATTACCACAACATTTTAAAATATACTGGTTTTAAGAGTGTTAAAATTACTTTTTTAAAAATCCATTTTCTTAAGTATAGCAGCTGTTTGATGCGATGTATGTTTTTTGTTGAGGTTTATTTTACGATAATAACAAATTATTAACCCTAATTTTACAAAAAACATAATTATAAATAACTAAATTTTTGTTTATGAGTAAAAAGATAATATTGTTACTCCTTTTCTTATCACCGTTTTTGATGCAGTCGCAAACGATGAGTGTGAGAGGTGTTGTAAAAGATGCTTCGAATGGTGATGTTTTGCCAGGTGTAAGTATAAGTATTAAAGGAACCACTATAGGTACGCAAACAGATTTTGATGGTGTATATAGTCTTGCTAACGTAAAAAGCGGAGCAGTTTTAGTTTATAATTATTTAGGCTATGAGGTAAAAGAAGTTGTAGTAAATCAAGAAACAATAGATGTTTTGTTATCTCAAGCTACAGAATCTTTAGATGAGATTGTAGTAATAGGGTATGGTACTCAAAGTAAAAAAGAAGTTACTGGTGCAGTATCTGTAGTTTCTAGTGCTACTATTGAAGATTTAAATCCTACAAGAATTGAGCAAGCTTTACAAGGGCAAGTCGCAGGTGTAAATATTACACAATCTTCTGGTTCTCCTGGTGCTGGTTCTAACATTCGAATTAGAGGGGTTTCTACAAATGGAGACAGTAGACCTTTAATTCTTTTAGATGGTAGGGTTATAGAAGATTTAAGTGTGGTGAATCCATCAGATATTGAATCTATAAATATTTTAAAAGATGCGTCTGCAGGTATTTACGGTGTACGTGCTGCAAACGGAGTTATATTAGTAAAAACTAAGTCAGGAAGAAAAAATACAGATTTTCAATCTATATTAAACATTTCTGCAGGGTTTCAAAATACAACAAGAGAAATCCCTCTTTTAAATGCAACAGAATATGCTTTGCTAGCTAATGAAGCTTATGCTGCAAATGGTGAAGCTTTGCCATTTGCTACTGTAAGTGGTTTGGGGCAAGGTACAGATTGGCAAAATGCGGTGTTTGAAACAGCACCAATTTATAGTATAGACTACACCTTAAATAAAGGTACAGAAAGATCTACTTATTCTTTAGGGCTTTCAGTTACCAGTCAAGATGGTATTGTAGGTGGTAGTAAAGCTAACTTCAACAGAAGAAATATTCGTTTTAATTTTGATACTGACTTAACAGATAATCTAAAATTTACATCTTCTACTATTTATACAAATACAAATAAGAAGAATTTAATAGAAAATGCTTTAGGATCTATCTTATTTAATGCTTTAAATATGCCACCAACTACTTCTGTTAGAGATAGTAATGGTAATTTTTCTTTACCTCCAGTAATTGGTACAGGTATAGAAGTAGCAAACCCATTAGCTCAAATAGACAATGCGAATAATAGAACTTGGGTTAATAAAATTTCTGGTAGTTATGGTTTAAGCTACAAGTTTTTAGATTATTTCACAGCAGAAACTAGATATCAAGCAAATTATGCAGTTTCTACTGCAAACACTTATAATAAGGTAGCTAATTTTGGTAACAACAATGTATTTAATGTTGATTTAGGTACGTTTACAGATTTTAGCCAAAGCTTTTTCGATTATACTTTCGATGCTTTTATCAATTATGAAAGAGTATACAATGATGTACATAGTGTAAAAGCGATGATTGGTACTTCTGTGTTTAAAACTACTGGTAGATTCCAAACAATTTTAACAAGTAATGCAGAAGGAGATGATTTAAATAGCGTAATTATTGGAACTCCTGTTTTAAATGGAGATGGTTTAGAAATTTTTAGAAACAATAATAATGGAGATAATTTAGTGTATGATAGTAGATTATTATCATACTTTACAAGATTACAATATGCTTATGATAGCAAATACTTATTCTCTGCAGTTTTAAGAAGAGATGGTTCTACTAATTTTGGTCCGAAAAACAAATTTGGATTCTTCCCAACAGCATCTTTAGGTTGGGTAGCTTCAGAAGAAGATTTCTTACAAGATTCAGATATTATTAGTTTCTTAAAGTTGAGAGCAAGTTATGGTATTATTGGTAATGATAGAATACCAGGATTTAGATTTGTTTCTGTATTAAATGGAGAAGC contains the following coding sequences:
- a CDS encoding TonB-dependent receptor, translated to MSKKIILLLLFLSPFLMQSQTMSVRGVVKDASNGDVLPGVSISIKGTTIGTQTDFDGVYSLANVKSGAVLVYNYLGYEVKEVVVNQETIDVLLSQATESLDEIVVIGYGTQSKKEVTGAVSVVSSATIEDLNPTRIEQALQGQVAGVNITQSSGSPGAGSNIRIRGVSTNGDSRPLILLDGRVIEDLSVVNPSDIESINILKDASAGIYGVRAANGVILVKTKSGRKNTDFQSILNISAGFQNTTREIPLLNATEYALLANEAYAANGEALPFATVSGLGQGTDWQNAVFETAPIYSIDYTLNKGTERSTYSLGLSVTSQDGIVGGSKANFNRRNIRFNFDTDLTDNLKFTSSTIYTNTNKKNLIENALGSILFNALNMPPTTSVRDSNGNFSLPPVIGTGIEVANPLAQIDNANNRTWVNKISGSYGLSYKFLDYFTAETRYQANYAVSTANTYNKVANFGNNNVFNVDLGTFTDFSQSFFDYTFDAFINYERVYNDVHSVKAMIGTSVFKTTGRFQTILTSNAEGDDLNSVIIGTPVLNGDGLEIFRNNNNGDNLVYDSRLLSYFTRLQYAYDSKYLFSAVLRRDGSTNFGPKNKFGFFPTASLGWVASEEDFLQDSDIISFLKLRASYGIIGNDRIPGFRFVSVLNGEAEYVFDNQLAQGIALGPIANPEIKWEEQKPLDIGVDLELFDKVNITMDYFKKTTEDLLVSAQTSGIIGVAAPGSSVPVVNAGTVVNSGFEFAIGYRESISEDFDFNVNYNFTTLDNNVTFVGNSTGIIEGGSFGVGQDPPSRMEAGFPIGYFYGYQTDGLFQTQADVNAHATQTNAAPGDLRFVDVNGDGVIDADDRTYIGDPIADVTMGLNLSFNYKNFDFNAYAFASLGNEIVRNYERTLPLTNRATYFLDRWTGPGTSNTVPRVTTGATGNNLFSDFFVEDGSFLRLQSVQLGYSVGDAALEKLQFNKLRFYVSASNLFTLTKYKGYDPTTSNGAPIGGGIDQGFYPSPRTFLFGMNVNF
- a CDS encoding triple tyrosine motif-containing protein, translated to MSKILRIFIISIFFASFNSYAQEIPPINIFTPENYGAENQNWAISQSANKYIYVANNKGLLEFNGASWQLYASPNETIMRSVKCHDNLIYTGLYMDFGFWQKDEFGQLQYSSIVEDNKITMLEDEQIWEICELDGWMIFKSLERIYLYNIETGEYKIINATDSILKISRVENRIYFQELGKGIFVIENGQPKLIADNTILKESRVVEILKKEDGLFFVTQKDGFYYLEKDVLKKWSTSSDALLTSKTIYSAKQLENGNLILGTISSGIIKIDKAGNLLYHITQDVGLSNNTVLSTFEDVDNNIWLGLDNGINSINLKSPFKQYLKNENFWGTIYASIIHKDYLYIGTNQGLYSKKKDSKDPFMLVENTQGQVWSLQEFNETLFCNHDSGTFVIKNNKAKIIEGTFGSWRLKQVDETKLILGNYEGLYVIQYDKGNWLLKNKIKGFSNSSRYFELVDKNRIFVNHEYKGVFKLNVDESLKKINKIVKDNSVEKGIHSSLIKYNNFILYSSKNGVYKYDKKQDKFLRDSIYSQLIPKGKFLSAKLINDKANNKLWSFTKDDIRYLIPGKFSNQPDLEIISAKGSLFKGASGFENLLNLKDKVYLVGTTEGYLIIDLNLVKEPSKFYIAINKVLNNEIDAPQELVMLSENQTFSKKQNSFQFFYSVPNYSKSSSVKYQFKLEGLNTKWSLLSESNNFLFKNLDAGDYNFKVRASIDGKLSENIASYSFEVLKPWYFSNALILFYVILFLIFLYVLHLFSKRYYKKQREELIEKARIELELKELESSQKIIKLNNDKLRSNIESKNRELATSTMSIIKKNEFLNTIKQELTANGNSGIPKVIKFIDKNLNNTDDWKMFQEAFNNADKKFLKKIKAKHPELTPNDLRLCAYLRLNLSSKEIAPLLNISPRSVEVKRYRLRKKINLPHDANLTNYILEI